DNA from Mesorhizobium loti R88b:
CCAGCAGCTCGACCTCACCGGCCCTTATGAAGTCCTGGCATCGGCAAAGGGCGCCGAGGTGGAATTGATCTGGAAGGATCGCAATCCGGTGATGTCGTCGACGCGGCTGTCGCTGAAGCCAACGGCGACTTTCGACGATTGCCGGCCTCTCGATGTGCTGTGCATTCCGGGTGGAGGCGGCGTCAACGCGCTGCTGGAGGATCAGGCCGTGCTCGATTTCGTGCGGGAGCGCGCGGCTCAGACACGCTATGTCACCTCGGTATGCAGCGGTGCCCTGGTGCTCGGTGCCGCCGGCCTGCTCAAAGGCAAGCGGGCGACGACGCATTGGTATGCGCATGATTTCCTTGCCGAGTTCGGCGCCATTCCAGTCGACGAGCGCATTGTCGAGGACGGAAACCTGATAACCGCCGGCGGCGTCACCTCGGGAATCGATTTTGGTCTCGCTTTGGTCGCCAGGCTTCTCGGTCAGGCCGAGGCCGAAACGGTGCAGCTCTCGCTCGAATATGCCCCGGCTCCTCCGTTCCAATCGGGCACACCCGCACAGGCTTCGCCGTCCGTGCTGGCGGAAGCAAAGAAGCGGCTCGCGGCTTCGAGGCGGGTTCGCGAGGACATGTTCGCGCGCTGGCGCGCTACTCGCGCAGCCGTCACGCCGGCGCGAAGCCAAGCTTGAACTGACGGCCGAACGGCGCGCCATGGCGCGCCGTTCGGCCCATCTTCGTTTCGGCTGTTGACACGTCTCTCTGTCCATGCAGAATTGGTTGGGCCATTGCACCACTTTGCATCGCTTTCGGGGAGGATTTGTGGACCAGAACAGCCTGCCACCCATTCAGACGACGGCGCGCGACGACGCCGTGCTGAAGGCGTTGGTGGGCTTTGTTCGCGCCGAGGCCCTACAGCCTGGCGAGCGACTGCCAACCGAGCGTATCCTGGCCGAGCGGCTGAAGGTCAGCCGCAACACAGTGCGCGAGGCGCTGACGCGCTGGGAAGGGCTCGGCCTCGTCGAGCGCAGGCAAGGCAGCGGCACCTATCTCAAGGCGGCCGTGTCACCCGACATGCTGCACATGCCGCTGACCCTGGCGGGCGGCAATGATTTCACCAGCCTGATGCAGACTCTCGAAATCCGCCGTGCGCTGGAAGCGGAGGCGGCCGCCCTTTGCGCCGAACGCGCCAGCCCGGCCGACATCGCCGAGATCGAGCGCAAGCTCGACATCATGGAGCAGGCGTTTCGCACTCGCGACGGCATGTCCTCGGAAGAGGACTGGGAGTTCCACCAGGCGATCTACCGGGTCTCCGGCAATCCGCTGTTCGAACAGATCATCGCCGCCATGCACGAGCTCTTCCACCGCTTCTGGGAGCATCCGCTTGGCGTGCGCGATTTCGGTCACGCCAGCTTTCCCTACCACCGCACCATGTACGAACGCATCATCGCTCGCGACCCGCAAGGCGCCCGCGCCGAGGCGCTCAAGCTGATCGCCACCGTCGAGGACGACCTCAAGCGCGGTGCCGCCAAACTCAAACTTTCGAGCCAGACATGAACGAGCATCCCTCAGGTTTCGACCACGATTATCTTGCCGAGGCGGCGACGCTTCTGGCGCATGACGAACCGTTTCCCGGCGGTGCCGTGGTGCCGCCGATCTATCAGACCTCGCTGTTCACCTTCGCCAATTATGCCGAGATGGCCGACACGTTTGCCGGCAAACGAAGGCAGCCGATCTATTCGCGCGGCGACAATCCGACGGTGATGGAGTTCGAAGCGCGCGTGGCCGCGCTCGAGGGCGCCGAGGCCGCGCGCGGCTTTTCCAGCGGCATGGCGGCAATCAGCGCCACGGTGCTTGCCTTTGTGGGGGCAGGCGAGCGCATCGTTGCGGTGCGCAACTGCTATGGCGATGCCTATCGGCTGTTCGAACGGCTGTTGCCGCGGCTCAATATCAAGGTCGACTATGTAGACGGTTCCGACCCGGATGCTGTTGCCGCGGCACTTCCCGGCGCCAAGCTGCTTTACCTGGAAAGCCCGACCTCGATGATGTTCGAGCTGCAGGACCTGCCGCATCTGACCCGGCTGGCGAAAGAGCAAGGCATCATCACCACGATCGACAATTCCTGGGCGACGCCGGTGTTCCAGAAGCCGATCTCGCATGGCGTCGACCTAGTGCTGCATTCGGCCTCGAAATATCTCGGCGGCCACAGCGACACTGTCGCCGGCGTGGTGGCGGGCTCGGCCGCCCATATCAAGCATATCAACGAGCAGACCTATTCCTATCTAGGCGGCAAACTGTCGCCGTTCGAGGCCTGGCTGCTGCTACGCGGCCTGCGCACGCTGCCGCTGCGCCTGCCGCACCACATGAAGAGCGGTTTGACCATTGCCGAGCGGCTGAAGGCGCATGCCAGTGTCGAGCGGGTCAACCATCCCGTTTATTCGAACCATCCGGGCAAGGCGACGCTGGCCGGCTATGCCGGTCTGTTCTCCTTCGAGGTGACGGACGATATCGACATACCCGTCTTCGTCGACGCGCTGAACTATTTCCGCATCGGCGTCAGCTGGGGCGGTCATGAGAGCCTGGTCGTGCCGGCCAAGGCGTCGCTTGAGCAGACGCCGGGACTGAATTCGATGGCGCGCTTCGGCGTCAGCCCCCGAACCATCCGCTTCAATGTCGGATTGGAAAGTGTCGAAGATCTCTGGGCCGACGTCGCCCAGGCCTTCGAAAAAGCCAGAAAATAACAAGCGGGTTCAAAATGGGAGTCTTGAACATGAAAAAACTGACCGTCATGCTTGCCACCGTTGCGGGGCTGGCGATTTCCGCCGGGAGCGCGCTGGCCGATTCGACCCTGAAAATGGTCGAAGTCATCACCAGCCCGCCGCGCACCGAGTTCCTGAAGAAGCAGATCGCCGATTTCGAAGCCGCCAATCCCGGCGTCAAGGTCGAGCTGATCTCGCTGCCCTGGGGCCAGGCCTTCGAAAAGTTCCTGACCATGGTGCAGGCCGGCGATACGCCCGACGTTGTCGAGATGCCGGAACGCTGGATGGGCCTCTATGCCAACAACGCCCAGCTTGAGGATCTCGGCCCCTACATGGCCAAATGGGATGATGCCAAGACGCTGGGCGACCGCGCCAAGCAGTTTGGCTCGACGGTCAACAACACCCAGTTCATGATCCCCTACGGCTATTATGTGAACGCACTGTTCTGGAACAAGAAGCTGTTCAAGCAAGCGGGTCTCGACGGTCCGCCGGCGACGCTCGACGAGTTCATCGCCGACTCCAAGAAGATCTCGGCCATCCCCGGCAAATACGGCTACTGCCTGCGCGGCGGGCCGGGTGCCTTCAACGGCATGCATATGTTCATGAACATTGCCGCCGGCAAGGGCGGCTACTTCAACGCGGACGGCACCTCGACCATCAACGACGAGGGCTCGGTCAAGGGCCTGCAGATGCTGGCCGACATGTACAAGAACGGCCTTGCGCCAAAGGATGCCGTAAGCTGGGGTTTCAATGAAACCGTCACCG
Protein-coding regions in this window:
- a CDS encoding DJ-1/PfpI family protein, producing the protein MTLRFGILVFPDVQQLDLTGPYEVLASAKGAEVELIWKDRNPVMSSTRLSLKPTATFDDCRPLDVLCIPGGGGVNALLEDQAVLDFVRERAAQTRYVTSVCSGALVLGAAGLLKGKRATTHWYAHDFLAEFGAIPVDERIVEDGNLITAGGVTSGIDFGLALVARLLGQAEAETVQLSLEYAPAPPFQSGTPAQASPSVLAEAKKRLAASRRVREDMFARWRATRAAVTPARSQA
- a CDS encoding FadR/GntR family transcriptional regulator, which gives rise to MDQNSLPPIQTTARDDAVLKALVGFVRAEALQPGERLPTERILAERLKVSRNTVREALTRWEGLGLVERRQGSGTYLKAAVSPDMLHMPLTLAGGNDFTSLMQTLEIRRALEAEAAALCAERASPADIAEIERKLDIMEQAFRTRDGMSSEEDWEFHQAIYRVSGNPLFEQIIAAMHELFHRFWEHPLGVRDFGHASFPYHRTMYERIIARDPQGARAEALKLIATVEDDLKRGAAKLKLSSQT
- a CDS encoding PLP-dependent transferase, with the translated sequence MNEHPSGFDHDYLAEAATLLAHDEPFPGGAVVPPIYQTSLFTFANYAEMADTFAGKRRQPIYSRGDNPTVMEFEARVAALEGAEAARGFSSGMAAISATVLAFVGAGERIVAVRNCYGDAYRLFERLLPRLNIKVDYVDGSDPDAVAAALPGAKLLYLESPTSMMFELQDLPHLTRLAKEQGIITTIDNSWATPVFQKPISHGVDLVLHSASKYLGGHSDTVAGVVAGSAAHIKHINEQTYSYLGGKLSPFEAWLLLRGLRTLPLRLPHHMKSGLTIAERLKAHASVERVNHPVYSNHPGKATLAGYAGLFSFEVTDDIDIPVFVDALNYFRIGVSWGGHESLVVPAKASLEQTPGLNSMARFGVSPRTIRFNVGLESVEDLWADVAQAFEKARK
- a CDS encoding ABC transporter substrate-binding protein; this encodes MKKLTVMLATVAGLAISAGSALADSTLKMVEVITSPPRTEFLKKQIADFEAANPGVKVELISLPWGQAFEKFLTMVQAGDTPDVVEMPERWMGLYANNAQLEDLGPYMAKWDDAKTLGDRAKQFGSTVNNTQFMIPYGYYVNALFWNKKLFKQAGLDGPPATLDEFIADSKKISAIPGKYGYCLRGGPGAFNGMHMFMNIAAGKGGYFNADGTSTINDEGSVKGLQMLADMYKNGLAPKDAVSWGFNETVTGFYSGTCAMLNQDPDALLGIADKMSADDFAVAPLPVGPSGKSYPTLGYAGWAMFANSQHKDDAWKLMSTLLSPKDNLEWAKEVGVVPIHNGADQDPHFKTEQFKGWFTELSDSSKYEMVTPPTHLENLGNFVDQVAIKNFQEVLLGQKTAKDVADQWAAFLTKEQQDWLAKNKK